CAACCTCATACGCAGCACCCCGGCTCTATTTCTTGCAAAGAAAACTGGCGCAATTAGGTTATTTTGGAACCAAATGGGCCGCAGACGAGGAAAAGATGTGGATACAAGAAATGTATTGATAGAATAATATCTTTTCCAAAATTCCGAACAAGACTATCGTATCATGCTGGTTGCTGAACTTCCTGGATGGGCGTTAAATTTACTTGGTCTCAAACGGAAATCGgtcttaaatattatttataataacaacaaatataaccAAGAATAGGGTATAAACACCCATTTATTGCACCGGAGAGCAATCCCTTTAGTGATGGGGGAAAAAAGCTTCTACAGAAAAGAATAGTCACAATCAACAATTCAACAGTCTTTTGCCCCAATCTAGATGAGGATTGAAGGATTTGGTTGGAGAATGTACAAACTGCAAACTTCACCAGGATTGAGTCGCCTTTGTCACACCAAGAGTAATAGCAAGAGCCGCTAGCAGAGCCTGCGAGTTTTCATGAACAAGTGATCACAGATTCTGGAGATACTCAAGTGTTGCAAAATGTTATGCAAGTAAGACTATAAATGGACCATGCCAAGCCACGCCCGCAGTATATTTTGATTCCCAACCCAGACCCCAGAAAGATCATCAGATCCGACCAAAACACACCGTACAAACCAAATCAAAAGTGAAACTCAACGGATCTGTGAAAATTGGCGGTGACATTCTACAATCAATTTGATTAATGATGCATAAGTGAACTCCGCCATCTACTAAGCTCTAAATATATGAGTGAGTGCTGAAGTTATCTATGAGAGTAAAAGAATGGAAACTAGAGAACAAGCAACAGCATGCCAATGCAAAGAAGACGGGATGGCTAGAGGCCTCAGATGAGCTGTGATTTTCAAAAACATTAGGTTAGTGCCTAAAAATCGTCACAGTTTTATAGTATTTGGTTGTCAAATTTGGATAGCTcatgtgaatatattaatcataaacTTTAAAGCATACTCATGAgaaactttaatttattaattatgaaagttTTAGCTATCATCAACCGAAGCTTAAAGATACCATGCTAGAGTATGAATACATGGCCAGCATTATCCCAGGACTTTCCACTAATACTTGGAAAAGGTTGAGTACACTTACAGCTAAAGCACATGCAATGAGTCCAGGCTTCTCTCTGTAATCTAATCGAACACATAACAGCAAAAAAGCTCCAATGTACCAGGGGATTGAACCCATAAAGAAACCAATTATAAACCTTGCAAGAAAAACAGGTAAAAATCAGTATTGATTCACACTTAAAGAAGGGATAAACAAATTATGCCTGTAAAGGTATGATGATAAGGTACCATTTACCCTTACACCAACCTTTCCATACACATGCATCCAAGGTATAAAAAGTTGCGGTCAAAAGATTATGTTCAGTTATCAACAATTAAGAACATTGCATTCCagcattttttcttaataattccATGTGATCAGCAAATAATGCAGCTTTCAGGCAAGGAGATTTCTTAaatcaattgattttttttttttttttgataattattttgtaccTCTTCAGTTAAAAGAATGGTCAATTCTTCCATGAAAAACCCAAACAATGTTGTGAGAACACAAAAAACAGTAGAAGCAAAAACATCCAAGAATCTGGAAAATCTGTTTGACAGATCTAGGCACAACACCATATTTGACCGAACAATGTTTTAAACTCCATAACAGAAGAAATGATAACTTACAAAGACCACCCAATCCCCAGGCCACAACAAGGGAGCCGATGCTGGCTAATAGGTCGTCCTTCAGCAACAATATAACCTAGAAcaacaagaaagaaaggaaggGAAAGAAGAAGAGGTCAGAGTGAATTGCGGCATGGCCgataatctcattttttataccAAAAGATGAGGTTCGTGCAGTTTGCTTCCACCTGCCTTCTAATTGCCTGTGCGTCAAATCTTCTACatactttttcattaaatgaCCACCACAGATTACGATCCTCCGGAAATCAGACAGATTAAAATAAGaggaaatttataatactGTATCTGCCCTAAGCGATACAAATATGATACGTTCTTGCAAGAGcgaaaaaattcaacaaatcaTAACAACTCTCGTGGCCTTATCTCTTTGATATGCAAAACCAACATACCATCTTCCTCTGGTATGCTTCTCAGAATAGCAGAACCATTACCAGCTTTCTcaagtatattaaaaaaatcaagaagacGATTCCAATTAACAGTTAATAAACAAACCAAAATATTCAGGTATCTGAGAAAAAGGAATACCGGGAACAGTTTGGTATCCGTGAGGGTAGTACTGCGGTTGAGAGCCGGAAAATCCAGGAGGAGGCACAGGTTGAGGGAAACCCATCACGGAGTGGGACGGCGGCGCAGGCTGAGGTTGATAATTGGCCACCCCTTGAAAAGTaccgtaataataattggGTGGTGGAAGCGACGAATGCTCGCCGTCCGCCTGCAAGAGGCTTCTGGTCTTCCCTCCGCCTTCCCCGCTCATATTGAGAATCAGAAGATGGGATCAGAGAGGTGTGATTCCGGCACTCTGAAACCTTGCTGTTCTGTTGGTTGATTGAGATGATAGATTCGGAGTCCGGACGGCTGCTGGCACCTTACCCGTGCCGCGCTGTTCTAACGTGGGTCGTTTCTTATGTTAGAGTTAGACCCAccgttttatttttgttttcccttCTCCTTTCTTCGGCGGTGGGAAATAATAAGACAATTGTGTTTGAGAGATACAAAATACTTCCACTTTAATTAATGATGTCATGACTTACTAATTAAGATTCTatcaagaaatttgaaattatgtatttcaatataattcattattcGTTTCActttatatacaatatttatttatgtcatGACTTagtaattgattataatttatttatcaatcacattaattttttaattgaattgaggtatggtttgatatattaaaatgaatgattacaatttatttacaattgtTAGTAAATAAATACGTACACTTTagcaaaatagtaataatttatattatagtcaataaataaataaataatacattagcAAACTTATAAAGTATGACagtttatttcaataaattctataaaattaaacatttattaaaaactattATGAACAAAGTTTGTAGTTACGTAACTCCCTAAAGTCActtatagtaaaataatttaattcaaaatattagtattaggtaattaattaatattgaaaacacacgcatatattttatttatttaaataatgttttaatttaaaaaataaaaaaggaactATTTAGTTGTCTTTCAAGAACAATACCTTAACAATTacccaaaataataataataataataataataataataataataatacgaaaacattatccaaaaatatgataattatataattcttatatggtttttaaaaactgaaagtaaatttcatagtttttcatatatatatatataaattcttgtttaaaaaaaattattaggagataaaaatttaaattattacatttttaccACTATATAACGTGGAGGTGTTATGATTCTAACTAAACATTTccacaattttaaattgaaggacatttaatttcacaaaattcgTTGAATCAGACAACAAATCCATCTTATGCAATAGGAAATCAATGATGTAATTTAGAGTACAGAACCTTAAGTTAGTACAACTGACGAACAATTCTGATaccaaatgaaattataaattagttcATAGAAGCCTGAAATGCAGGAGAAGGCAAGAACTTGGTTACCGTTTATACATGAATTCTGAATATCCTTATGCTAGATCGCTGATACGATCTCAAGTAAGGAAGAAACTTAGATACTTCCACCTTTTCTGTGAGATCTGTGACCACGAGCTTCGCCTGTTCAGCCAGTGCTAGAAAATAGTTGAACGTTTCGGCGTTACGAATCACAGAAGCAACGTATGCAACGGGACCTTTGCCTAGAGGATGCCGCAGAAGTTTATCAGCTGGCAGACTATCCAATTCACGACGAGCTCCAACTTCAGCATGTGAATGTTTGTTGTGCTTCAGAAGAAGGGACAGGACACGAACAAGATGAGGAAGGCATGAGGGATCGTAAATAATATCAGCACCCAAACTGTGGAAACAAAAGATATCATCATGCGATAAGTTTTTAAGAGACAAATGGTATACTTGCACTAACTTTCAGCATACATATTTGGAGTACTCACATTATGTCGGGGGCAAAGCATTGGAGATCATCCTCTGAGGCGGATTCCCATGGCAAACAAACACAATGTACCTATTATCAGTAATAGGTTAGCCCTCCATTACTTTCACCTTTTGTTTCCATTCAATAAATATCTCAAGTCGGAGCAAGTCAATTACCAACAAACTGAAACTTTTAAGACATGTACATCAAAACTTCTCAAACGGAATTTCACACAGTGATGCAGCTAGATTAAAATCTCATATAGCTATTGAATCTCACTATTGCGGATAGCCCAAACAACAGAACACCAAAGTATAATTCATAATGTTGACAATTCATTCATTCTCGAAATCTTTGAAATGCATATACAAATATCgtgaagaacaagaaaaaatgaaatcagacacacacacaccttaCTCTTGACTAACCTTCTTATGATGTACAGGGTCGTGTGTACTCAGGTGGTTCAGTTCCAAATTAACCTTCATGTTTGCTAAAGTTGACAAATCACCATCACTTAGAATCACCTGCATCAGAAAATCATACAACAGGAAAAGGTTCAGATGTGTCTTGTCTAAAAGTAGCATAAGATATGGTTCTCTAAAGACAACCTTCTCATGGGATCTCAAGAAACCATATAAATCTTGAGATACATGTGCCCAGGATTGAGAAGGCGAATAATAAAggcaaaaagtaaatatttaatcctataattgCAAAAACTCAGGAAGTATTAATTTTCCccatgaatatttatttgtgaatccaaaacccaaaaagtagatgaatatataaaatgttatgGGTATGTGAAACATTAATCTTATATTACTACTGAACATATTTAAGGGTCCGTTTGATATACACAAGCTTATCTTAGATGATTGCGTTCTTTTGATATACACATACTTACCTTAGACGCTTTTACATAGGACAGACAGATGCCAACCAATCCAACCCCTGAACCAACCTGTTGACACAAGGAAATCATAATTCCACCAATACCATAAATCAAGTAGCCTACGTAATTAGCGATTCTGAATAATAACCACtgtgctttttttttaaggaaaaagaaaaagattcaTACTGTTTAAAATACTGATATAGGAGAAATTCCAAGCACAGACAAGATAACAGCAGGAAAAAGATCTTCATGTGTgtacttaaattttaatgacaTTTAGAAATGGAACCAATGGTCGAGGAAATAACATATCCTTTCCAAAACATGTATCTCACCTCAAAGCAACATTTATTCGCGAATATTTCTGGGAAAGAAAGTATAAATTCTGACAGGAAAAGACTTGATGGCCAAATAGAGCACCTATATAACCATTTACATATAGAACAAAGTTGGCAGCAGAGAACAATGTCAAACAgcaaaaaattagtaattggGAGTTCAGTTAAGATTAACTTCACTTTGGAGTTTCGTTTTGAGATTTCAGCAGGGATATGAATTAAAAGACCATCATTCAAGTTTGCTGCAATAGGAGGTTAAGTTCTGAGGAGAAAGGGGGGAAGAAAGGAAAAGCAAGTTAGTAATGCATACATTACCCAGTATCTCCTTCAAGCATGTTGACTGAACACTGAAGTCGAACCTCGAACTTCATTGACTTCGGACAACTTACGATTCCAGAAGACTCTATCAAAGTATCAACATTAATAGAAAACTCACTTAACTGAATGTATCAATGCGTTAACAAGAACACATGAACGAAATGTGGAACCCATAAATAGTTACCATTAGGGAAAAGAAAGGAGATTGTTTTCAAGACTCTAAAGTTCTCTTTATTGCCATCATTATTCTAACAgacaaataagaaattaaattcagTAAATAAAGATTAGTTCAATAAAGAACCAGTAAGAGTATTACATTATCAATACCTGTAAAGAAATCATGTAAGAAGCGTACTGTTCGTACAATTCATCCAGAACGAGGCCGCCGCTCGACTcgatttcaagaattaatttcttgaGAAACCTTTTCAAGTAAGGCCCTTGCCACTTCAAATCCTGGAAAGACCCGCATTTGTTTCTTTCAGAAAATCGTTTCTTTGGTCTTATTTTCTCGCCTACAAGAAAAAGGGGAAGGCTTACAGCTTTGGTAATACAGTGGTGCCAAATGCAACTCTGTACACTCTCGGTGATGGAACCTTCTCCAAACTCCCTAGTTTCCGAGAAGATTGAAATCTCAGTTATGATTCAATCAAAGTGAAGAAATTGGAAACAAAacgagagaaaaaagaaaaagataagcGGGATCCTGAATGGGGTAGGGGGAGGACCTGGCGAAGGAGATTACGACGTTGGGTGGTTCCATGGCGAGAAATGCAGAGACCATGTGAAGGGACGAAGAGACTGTGATGTCAAGTTCTTCCTCGGCCGCCATAGCCAGAATCTCTCAgatattactgatttattgatGTGTTGGGTTCTAAGAGTTTATGACGAAAACATAGTCCCTGATTTCTTGAATAtgaattaccaaaaaaaaaaaaaaatatttttggaatatgAAGTCTTGCCAAGAAGGCCTAAAGGTACGCTGTTGCGGTGAAACCCAAACCAGAAAAACTAGCCGTTATTGACAACTGGGCTTTCTCTTCACCCTTTCAGCCCAAAAACTTACTGTTATCTACTGATGGGCTTTATTTACTAGCTTCCAGCCCAAACATGCATTGTCATTCATAATTGGGCCTTATTTACTTGTGTAAAGCCCAATTATGACCGCTTCGGCAAGTGCTATTATTACGAAACTATGGGGCTTTACCGGCCCAGTTTGTAGCTTTATTTCCTAAGCcctaaagaaaattaaagaaattacaataaatacattgagtaagttaaaattaaagaaaatcaatattggaaaaaataattttgtaattttaaaatttaaacatctAAATTGAGTATGTCGttaattccaataataattaaaaaaattaaataatatctacatgtaatattattttacagctgaattcataaaataagtaataaagtTAATATCtaaggaaaataaatattttttttatcgaaatttaaattattaataatattgcaatatataaatttacaccACCCACACTGCTCcatggaaaaaaagaaaaaagaaaaaagagcaaaacCCCTACTCCAATATTCTATCCCCATCAAACGCTTTGAGTGACCCCCCGTCTCATTTCCAACGACAGTGAGGTGGTCTCGGGGTTTAACATCGGAAACTAGGTTTCTTTCCGTTCAATTTATTGATTGTGAATGTTGTTCATATCAAATGACGAGTATTGCTTGTTTTggttattttagttttatcgGTTTcttgtgtaattattttatcttgtattgctgtttatttttcaattcattGATGTAAGGATTGTGCAAACCGCTGTTTTACGGTAcagttttgttttgtgtttcgAATTTCGAAAAGAGGGATGAGGGAGGTGAATTATTGTAAGTAGAAGCTGACTGGgttgagagagaagagaattaGGAGTATGACGAAGATGGGTTTGTAATCTCTCCCAGTGAAATTCAAATAGATGAAAACGGGAATGGGAGATGAGCTAGACACCAAGAATAGAACATTTACATGGATTATGTTTTAGTGTTGATTATGTTTTAGTGTTCTTACATGTCGACCTTTGCTATTGTTTAGACATTATGGCAGTTCTAACAGTAAATGATGAGCAAGATGGGTTGGCAAAATTGTGAATAGAACATTTTCATGGATTAATGTTTTAGTGTTCTTAAATATCGATACTTTCTATTGTTTAGACATTATGGCAGTGCTAGCAGTAAATGATGAGAAGAGTAGACTGATGTACGCCGAAGAATTTAAATCGAACCTATTTTTGGTTAGAGAAGTACCAAAGTACAGTTTGGTTTTGCTGGATTGGATTCAAGATGTTATAATTGTTTTATGCTTGCTAAACTTATTTGCGTATTATGATGCATGATAGAGTTCCATACTATGTAATGCATCTTAGGACAAACGATCGTATCCTATATAGTAGGACTATGTTGATGCTTCATTGATAAAtgatgattaaatataatgcaTATCGTAATATCAGTTGAAAGTGGTTTTCCTATTTGAATTATGTCATTGCTTTATGTTAAGCACTCTCTGGTCTGGTTTGTTCGTTTTATGGTGCACGTGACCTCAAAAGAAGTTTCTTAATTGTGCAGATCTACTGTTGGAGAATTCCCAGGGGATTATGAAGTAAGCCAGTTGTTGAGATGAGTTGCATTCATTCGGGTGCCTGCCAGCTTGCCTGTACACCTTCTGCATTCCCAGTGCAGGCTTTTCAACTTAATAGGACATCTCTATGCACATCAATTTACCTGGGAACAAAACTTCCTAAGATCTCCTTGAAGTTAAACTCTAGTACAACTAGGCACCAGCGAGCTGGAATTGCTTGTTTGTTTGGGGGTAAAGGGAAGTCAGAGAATGGGAATGAGGTACTGGTTCGGTGTACTTCTTGTAAGAATTAGGTTGTTTCTACATGTAATATAACAACCTACTTGACCTGGGGGGAAAGACATATATTTGCTTTTGAATTGACTTAGGTCTGTCCTCATTTAGTTCaagattttagtttttctttttcacctTGTGCTAGGAATTGTTTGAGCATGTTAGTCTTATGATTTGATTGTTTTAAAGAATGTTGGTTATCACTTCCAGAAGAAAGATTTTATGAAGTTATCAACCACGTTGCCGTTTAGCATACAAGTGGTCATCAATCACATGATTTTCTATAGAAACAGAAGTCCTGTTTCATATTCCTTAATTCATATTTGAACTATGCAATATGCAGAGACATTCACATTTCCAGCTTATGCGAGTTCTTTGTTCAGACGTGAAAGAATCTGTTGACTTTGCTGAAAATGATATgattatttaaacttttatctATGTACAAAGGACCCTGTTTGAGACCCTTTGGTTCCTTTACTGTACATCAGTATTATAATTGCTAATTATTACGTACATAATGATGACCTAAAGTGGGGCTGCTCCAATTGGCATTTAATTGTCATGCGCACAGGATATAATTGAGAACATATATTCAATTCAATAGTATACTTGTGCATAAGTCACACCCATATATTTAAGATTAATTTGATCTAGAGTTCAAGAGGCTCAGCTGTTTGCAATATTCTCTCCTGTGCTTGCACTGTATTGTAAGAACCTGAGAAGATGTGCTCTTCTCAGTTATTGTTGTTTGTGCACTGGCTTCATTTTCCAATCATGACATTGCTCCTATTTTTTTGCATCCATTATCATACTTAGAGCTTCTGGATTTGGATTGATTTTTATAGGAATTGTAAGTTCACTTGTTATTATGTATCAGACATCTCCATGGAAAGCTCTAGAAAAAGCCGTGGGCAATTTTAAAAAGGATCGGTCAATTGAGGATGTATTGAGGCAGCAGATTGAGAAACAAGAGTACTATGATGATGGAGGTAATGATGGGAAACGTCCAGGTGGCGGgggtggtgatggtgatggtgatTATGAAAGCAAAGATGATGATCTTTCAGGAATGTGGGATGAGTTCCTGCAAGTGTCTTTGGCAACTATGGCCTTCATATTTGTGGTACTCTCTCTCCCCTTCTGAAGAACCTTCTTAGGTGTCGATCAATCATGTTTATCTTATAATTGTTGGTCGGGGGTGGTGTTAAACTTTCATACTGACGGGGAGAGGTTAAATAGACtggattttgtaaaatatgacTAGCACCTGAAATTTGTGTTTTCTGGTGCTTCCTGTCTAAAGTTATCTGGTAGATCATCAGAACAGGGAGCTCAGCATCATTGTTCGCTAACATTTTGTATCTCTTGGTTTCTGCTTGTGACATTGATGTTTAGCTGGTGCTTCCTTGATGCCTTTTAATAATGTTTAACTAAGATATGTGACACTTCCTTTCAGTACATTTACATCATTGATGCGGAGGAGGTTACTGTGCTTGCAAAAGACTTGACAAGGTATCTCTTTAGACGTCAACAGAGTATCCGTCTAAGGCGTCTCATGAATCGATGGAAGAGGTTCTTTGAgaggatgaaaaaaaaagaagtgttCGACGACCCATATTGGTTGGAACGTGAAATACTTAATACCCCTACATGGTATGACAGCCCTGCTAAGTACAGGTTGATCGCGAGAGCTTATCTGAATTCGAGATCTGATATCTGATGATTGACACCAGAATTGTCATCTTTTCCATTTTGGATGGTTTCTTTATGACTTCTTCAGCATCTTAGTGAATGTGCTTGACTATTGTTTGACATTTTCCATGAAAGGGTGAAGAGAGCCCAAGTATTAGGAAAAAACATGTTGATGTATAagattgtaaattaaaatgctTTTATTTCTAAAGTTCTGCTGCTTCTGAAAATCTCTTTCTACGAGGATGTGTCTTCtgatttggtaattttataGTATGCTTCTGGCTGTAtgttttgaatataaattctGGTTCTTACTACCCTCATTGTTCCTTTAGTTTGGAGAATTATTCAACTTTCTGAATTCtgcacaaaaatataaaaagctACTAAAATAGGATGTTTAGGAAGAATAGTTAGTTAGGGAGAATAAacgaaatttatatatgtcaaatattatttatataaaaaaaattgggtcaATAGGCTTGGTCTAAGCCTAGCTCAGGACTAGGTGGTCCTGAGCCATTGGGCTGAGTTGGTCCCAAGTTTCAATACTTAAAACCGGCTTAATCTAAGCAAGCTTGGAGCAATTCCGCTCATTCTTTTTATTGGTTTAGTTTGATTCTAGATCAGGCTACTCGGCACTACGCATTTTAAATAGGCATCAACAAGGTTATCATGAGATGGGTCATTCATACTATGATATAaagaaaatctcatttttattcaaatggCAGTTATGGACAccaatatatactattataaagcAATGGa
This genomic window from Sesamum indicum cultivar Zhongzhi No. 13 linkage group LG12, S_indicum_v1.0, whole genome shotgun sequence contains:
- the LOC105175700 gene encoding putative uncharacterized protein DDB_G0277003, translating into MAAEEELDITVSSSLHMVSAFLAMEPPNVVISFAREFGEGSITESVQSCIWHHCITKADLKWQGPYLKRFLKKLILEIESSGGLVLDELYEQYASYMISLQNNDGNKENFRVLKTISFLFPNESSGIVSCPKSMKFEVRLQCSVNMLEGDTGCSIWPSSLFLSEFILSFPEIFANKCCFEVGSGVGLVGICLSYVKASKVILSDGDLSTLANMKVNLELNHLSTHDPVHHKKVHCVCLPWESASEDDLQCFAPDIILGADIIYDPSCLPHLVRVLSLLLKHNKHSHAEVGARRELDSLPADKLLRHPLGKGPVAYVASVIRNAETFNYFLALAEQAKLVVTDLTEKVEVSKFLPYLRSYQRSSIRIFRIHV
- the LOC105175701 gene encoding uncharacterized protein LOC105175701, encoding MSCIHSGACQLACTPSAFPVQAFQLNRTSLCTSIYLGTKLPKISLKLNSSTTRHQRAGIACLFGGKGKSENGNETSPWKALEKAVGNFKKDRSIEDVLRQQIEKQEYYDDGGNDGKRPGGGGGDGDGDYESKDDDLSGMWDEFLQVSLATMAFIFVYIYIIDAEEVTVLAKDLTRYLFRRQQSIRLRRLMNRWKRFFERMKKKEVFDDPYWLEREILNTPTWYDSPAKYRLIARAYLNSRSDI